From Nitrosopumilus zosterae, the proteins below share one genomic window:
- a CDS encoding pyridoxal-phosphate dependent enzyme, protein MNENQSNNVDNTLLQKFEQEIWNKIPHIEETKVVNPTPLVDLTEDFKECAKSVYKLDLGDNLKVYGKFDSTLLSGSIKVRAAAHIIHDAIISGKLKGNQTVIEATSGNFGIALGQLSKIGMKVVALVSRKLQEGVFKELRNENIRIMDLDMDICPAPGMENKADELAAKATAGNIRSQLSELGFNPEIFDINIQEIEKLLAKQDIINLARFLAKIYDLFCPEQYDNELNIDIHRTVTAKEIDQQLHESGDSLENYQIICSFGTGGTSGGLSQYMAEKYEKKSIHVVFPSPGQDVAGIRTKAKAAGLSLYKPDTYAAEHEIDFEKAKFLLKFFVDKGHDIGESTALELFAAMQMASSGINKKFVIIVADGIGKYRKNFEQISKNKIPMTVSLEDASSTVNDYDRIIWVHTQYTPKEEGIEMLAKSLGVDKSKISVPKARTINELLSTQQIPDELNKELDGSKGKSLLVCMAGNTSLMTAQVLASKGIITQSLNGGITNLPAGRGKNPGEFIKAATE, encoded by the coding sequence TTGAACGAAAATCAAAGTAATAACGTTGACAATACACTACTGCAAAAATTTGAACAAGAAATATGGAATAAAATACCTCACATAGAAGAAACAAAGGTTGTCAACCCAACACCATTAGTTGATCTTACAGAAGATTTCAAAGAATGTGCCAAAAGTGTCTACAAATTAGATCTTGGGGATAATTTGAAAGTTTATGGTAAATTTGATTCTACATTACTAAGTGGTTCAATCAAAGTAAGAGCTGCGGCTCATATCATTCATGATGCAATAATTTCTGGAAAACTAAAAGGAAATCAAACGGTGATTGAAGCTACTTCAGGAAATTTTGGAATAGCACTTGGACAATTATCAAAGATCGGAATGAAAGTAGTTGCACTTGTATCAAGAAAATTACAAGAAGGAGTATTCAAGGAATTAAGAAACGAAAATATTCGAATTATGGATTTAGATATGGATATTTGTCCAGCACCAGGAATGGAAAATAAAGCAGATGAGTTAGCTGCAAAAGCAACTGCAGGAAACATCAGATCACAGTTATCAGAACTAGGATTTAATCCAGAAATTTTTGATATAAATATTCAAGAAATTGAGAAATTATTGGCAAAACAAGACATCATAAATTTGGCAAGGTTTCTTGCAAAAATTTATGATTTATTCTGTCCAGAACAATATGATAACGAATTGAATATCGATATCCATAGAACTGTAACTGCGAAAGAGATTGATCAACAATTGCATGAAAGTGGAGATTCATTGGAAAATTATCAAATTATTTGTTCATTTGGAACTGGTGGTACATCTGGAGGTTTGAGTCAATACATGGCTGAAAAATATGAAAAAAAATCAATACATGTTGTCTTTCCTAGTCCAGGTCAAGATGTCGCAGGAATTAGAACCAAGGCAAAAGCTGCAGGCTTGTCATTATACAAACCAGACACATATGCCGCAGAGCATGAAATTGATTTTGAAAAGGCAAAATTCCTTTTGAAGTTTTTTGTAGATAAGGGTCACGACATAGGTGAAAGTACAGCACTAGAATTATTCGCTGCAATGCAAATGGCAAGTTCAGGAATTAATAAAAAGTTTGTAATAATAGTAGCTGACGGAATTGGAAAATACAGAAAGAATTTTGAGCAAATTTCAAAAAATAAGATTCCAATGACCGTTTCTTTAGAAGATGCATCATCAACAGTGAATGACTATGATAGAATTATCTGGGTGCATACACAATACACTCCTAAAGAAGAGGGAATTGAGATGCTTGCAAAATCATTAGGTGTGGATAAATCAAAAATTTCTGTACCTAAAGCAAGAACCATCAACGAGTTATTATCAACACAGCAAATCCCAGATGAATTAAATAAAGAACTAGACGGTTCTAAAGGGAAATCGTTGTTAGTGTGTATGGCTGGAAATACCTCACTCATGACTGCACAGGTACTAGCAAGTAAAGGAATAATCACTCAAAGTTTGAATGGAGGAATAACAAATTTGCCTGCAGGTAGAGGCAAAAATCCAGGTGAATTCATTAAAGCAGCTACTGAATAA
- a CDS encoding vWA domain-containing protein yields the protein MQAIQLQTESIVEIATFLIRRWSEKDNIIVEISDKVETRTRLNENKVILTPLEKRIGNDFQTYRQFRTSLWYEAMRIKFCKKILSNDHAFGFILNTLETQRVERIGRKIWKGMDDEIIFNYTYMLVARPQLHTVYGKARIVEAFYQYFMFGTIKGEIQSSQFEQIKKAAAFGKKIVNKAIEENHDTEWLEEKISEIIKILDIDSLLTIPISLPFMKAGMALSEEELLKVLKIISKNKEGDFGSIDPASIIKGDNVYDEYKVLLDENKKTENKGLNPEPIGVQTPSTKNVDETVIFDMSLINGLKMRFKEWKTGWKEQHLRTGDEFDEENYIDGNEPFFTDEKKSIKTKIVILLDHSSSIASDAIEYKKATLALCEVLSYLKVKFAVYAFSTENRSVVCWSVKPDNVKWNSITAKRLAQIVANGSTPLAEVYDKMFPILQSKRPDIFLTLTDGEPSDPDAVRIMTKQFKGLGINMVSLGLGPNTVRATTIANNLKHLGYEKTMAVSRLKDIPSKVIGILNV from the coding sequence ATGCAAGCAATTCAACTCCAAACAGAATCGATTGTAGAGATTGCCACTTTTCTTATAAGAAGATGGTCTGAAAAAGACAACATAATTGTTGAAATTTCAGACAAAGTAGAAACAAGAACTAGATTAAATGAGAACAAAGTAATCCTAACTCCGCTTGAGAAAAGAATCGGCAATGATTTTCAAACGTATCGTCAATTTAGAACATCGTTATGGTATGAAGCAATGAGAATAAAGTTTTGCAAGAAGATTCTCAGCAATGATCATGCATTTGGATTTATTCTAAACACATTGGAAACACAAAGAGTTGAAAGAATAGGTAGAAAAATTTGGAAAGGAATGGATGATGAAATCATCTTCAATTATACATACATGCTTGTAGCAAGACCTCAGCTGCATACGGTTTATGGAAAAGCAAGGATTGTAGAGGCATTTTATCAATATTTCATGTTTGGCACAATAAAAGGCGAAATCCAATCAAGTCAGTTTGAACAAATTAAAAAAGCAGCAGCATTTGGAAAAAAAATTGTCAATAAGGCAATCGAAGAAAACCATGACACTGAATGGCTTGAAGAGAAAATAAGTGAAATAATTAAAATTTTAGATATTGATTCACTCTTAACAATTCCAATTTCATTGCCTTTTATGAAAGCAGGGATGGCACTTTCAGAAGAAGAACTGTTAAAAGTTTTAAAAATAATTTCAAAAAACAAAGAAGGTGATTTTGGTTCAATTGATCCGGCATCAATAATAAAAGGCGACAATGTCTATGATGAATACAAAGTATTACTAGATGAAAATAAAAAAACAGAAAACAAAGGTTTGAATCCAGAACCAATAGGAGTTCAAACGCCTTCTACAAAAAATGTAGATGAAACGGTAATTTTTGACATGAGTTTGATAAATGGATTAAAAATGAGATTTAAGGAATGGAAAACAGGTTGGAAAGAACAACATCTAAGAACTGGAGATGAATTTGATGAAGAAAATTACATTGATGGGAATGAACCATTTTTTACAGATGAAAAAAAATCCATTAAAACAAAAATTGTAATATTATTGGACCATTCTTCAAGTATTGCATCAGATGCTATAGAATATAAAAAAGCAACATTAGCCCTTTGTGAAGTTTTATCTTATCTTAAAGTAAAGTTTGCAGTTTATGCATTTAGTACAGAAAACAGATCGGTAGTTTGCTGGTCTGTAAAACCAGATAATGTTAAATGGAATAGCATTACCGCAAAAAGATTAGCTCAAATAGTTGCCAATGGTTCAACGCCACTAGCAGAAGTTTATGATAAAATGTTCCCAATTTTACAGTCAAAAAGGCCAGATATTTTTTTGACATTAACAGATGGAGAGCCTTCAGATCCAGATGCAGTCAGAATTATGACAAAGCAATTCAAAGGATTGGGCATCAATATGGTTTCTTTAGGTCTAGGTCCGAATACTGTAAGAGCGACCACAATAGCAAATAATCTAAAACATTTGGGTTATGAAAAAACAATGGCTGTAAGTAGACTAAAAGATATTCCAAGTAAGGTAATTGGAATTTTAAATGTATAA
- a CDS encoding AAA family ATPase codes for MEEVQYLDWNNSIQILNKAFEAGLFVLIIGPKGTGKTSLVRDFAQSKNMNLQSINFSLRTRESHLVGSKTLTDGTVTFDEGVLIKSMREGNTLYLDEINAAEADVLLRLDEALDDRRQIVLKESTGELIKAKENWFVIGTINPLTHSGTKELPPQILSRFPVRIRLEYPPEDIELEIVKKHVSGKHESEIIQAIKLANTLRQAAAVEELFYSPSLRETIAFAKLLDKGMSSKDAAKFVFGNVYTQWGNIEYQKVSDIITSMFGN; via the coding sequence TTGGAAGAAGTTCAATATCTTGATTGGAATAATTCAATCCAGATTTTAAACAAGGCATTTGAAGCAGGTCTTTTTGTACTCATTATAGGACCCAAGGGAACTGGAAAAACATCGCTTGTCAGAGATTTTGCTCAAAGCAAAAATATGAATTTACAATCAATTAATTTCAGCCTAAGAACAAGAGAGAGTCATTTGGTAGGCTCAAAGACACTCACTGATGGAACTGTCACTTTTGATGAAGGAGTTTTGATAAAATCTATGAGAGAAGGAAATACACTATACTTAGATGAGATAAATGCAGCAGAGGCAGATGTTTTGCTTAGACTGGATGAAGCATTGGATGATAGACGACAAATTGTACTAAAAGAATCAACAGGGGAATTAATCAAAGCTAAAGAAAACTGGTTTGTGATTGGAACAATCAATCCATTAACTCACAGCGGAACAAAAGAATTGCCACCTCAAATACTAAGCAGGTTCCCAGTAAGAATTAGATTAGAATATCCTCCAGAAGATATAGAATTAGAGATTGTCAAAAAACATGTTTCTGGAAAACATGAATCAGAAATTATTCAGGCAATAAAATTAGCAAACACACTCAGACAAGCAGCTGCAGTTGAAGAATTGTTTTATTCTCCTAGTCTGAGGGAAACAATTGCATTTGCAAAATTGTTAGACAAGGGAATGTCCAGTAAAGATGCAGCAAAATTTGTTTTTGGAAATGTTTACACACAATGGGGAAATATAGAATATCAAAAAGTAAGTGACATCATAACGTCGATGTTTGGAAATTAA
- a CDS encoding NAD(P)/FAD-dependent oxidoreductase, translating to MVDYDVIIAGGGLAGTITAQAISHYSNQNAKILVVDRNTEFLPGRKSLAGWVCGDACSKEAVDYMSDRIKVKWTKPEIEHDVKGVMAFSPDKETAIPFDGAGYMLNRQKLPEIQNERCRKMGIDFQYEINLTGLVYDGQQVVGVQGIDNKTKQPFKKTAKIVIDATGVTSMLRNGLQNSTKVEKRIDRRDLESTGRYIMYFEPGQKDLSEFDPNYCIIHLDQDIAPGGYGWVFPKAENKVNIGLGVEKSLLDKRNKRLGKKDNVESLMKEYLARNIAIKNPKLSEDPQDINNSSGVFQVSVRRQNDCMVSGGYMMVGDSAWMPKPIDAGGIGPALIAGTILGNNVAQALQANDVSEASLWQYNLDYIKEYGYKTAGLELFRRLVQQMTNEQISYGMKHFLGNLDVEAISKGEHPDFTGLGKIGMIIRGAMNKTVADGLRYTSKQNQWLVEHYHNYPKDPSGFDEWNKTLHQRLDEAFTKVEAFGK from the coding sequence GTGGTAGATTATGACGTCATAATTGCAGGAGGAGGTCTTGCAGGTACAATTACAGCCCAAGCTATTTCTCATTATTCGAATCAAAATGCAAAAATTTTGGTTGTTGATAGAAATACCGAATTTTTACCTGGTAGAAAATCATTAGCAGGTTGGGTATGTGGGGATGCTTGTTCTAAAGAAGCTGTAGATTACATGTCAGATCGAATCAAGGTCAAGTGGACAAAACCCGAAATTGAGCATGACGTAAAGGGTGTAATGGCATTTTCACCAGACAAAGAAACTGCCATTCCATTTGATGGTGCAGGATATATGCTAAATCGTCAAAAACTTCCTGAAATTCAAAATGAAAGATGTAGAAAAATGGGAATTGATTTTCAATATGAAATTAATCTTACGGGGCTAGTTTATGACGGTCAACAAGTAGTAGGAGTTCAAGGAATTGACAATAAAACAAAACAACCTTTCAAAAAAACAGCAAAAATTGTAATTGATGCCACAGGGGTTACATCTATGCTTAGAAATGGACTTCAGAACTCAACCAAAGTAGAAAAGAGAATCGACAGACGAGATTTAGAGTCAACAGGGAGATACATTATGTATTTTGAGCCAGGACAGAAAGATCTCTCAGAATTTGATCCGAATTATTGTATTATTCATTTAGACCAGGACATTGCGCCAGGAGGATATGGATGGGTATTTCCTAAAGCAGAAAACAAAGTGAATATTGGTTTAGGAGTAGAGAAATCACTACTAGATAAAAGAAACAAGAGATTGGGGAAAAAAGATAATGTCGAGTCATTAATGAAAGAATATCTTGCAAGAAATATAGCTATTAAAAATCCAAAACTATCTGAAGATCCTCAAGACATTAACAATAGCTCAGGAGTTTTCCAAGTGTCAGTTAGACGACAAAATGATTGTATGGTTTCAGGTGGCTATATGATGGTTGGAGATTCTGCATGGATGCCAAAACCAATTGATGCAGGAGGAATTGGACCAGCATTAATTGCAGGAACAATTTTGGGAAATAATGTTGCTCAAGCACTACAAGCAAATGATGTGTCAGAAGCTAGCCTTTGGCAATACAATCTTGACTATATCAAAGAATATGGATACAAAACCGCAGGTCTTGAACTCTTTAGAAGACTAGTGCAACAGATGACTAATGAGCAGATCAGTTATGGGATGAAACACTTTTTGGGAAATCTTGATGTTGAAGCGATTAGTAAAGGAGAACATCCAGATTTTACAGGATTAGGAAAAATTGGAATGATCATCAGAGGTGCAATGAACAAAACAGTTGCAGATGGATTAAGATACACATCAAAACAAAACCAATGGTTAGTAGAACATTATCATAATTATCCAAAAGATCCGTCTGGTTTTGATGAATGGAATAAGACACTACATCAAAGACTTGATGAAGCTTTTACAAAAGTAGAAGCATTTGGAAAATAG
- a CDS encoding RNA-binding domain-containing protein, giving the protein MIDKIEVTIDVIVHATEDISKIFQAFELLNLKKEDFTIHETTGYFENPITMLNAKIVKKEAENFMKKLLGLLSHQQINELIEEIEERTVDSRFHMRLDKQELIKGNVVIREKDTIKIKIHTPIYNKKETVKTFTEIFQIAT; this is encoded by the coding sequence ATGATTGACAAAATTGAAGTAACAATCGACGTAATTGTACATGCAACAGAGGATATTTCAAAAATATTCCAGGCGTTTGAATTACTAAATCTAAAAAAAGAAGATTTCACAATTCATGAAACCACAGGATACTTTGAGAATCCAATCACCATGTTAAATGCAAAAATTGTAAAAAAAGAGGCTGAGAATTTCATGAAGAAACTTTTAGGACTGCTCTCTCATCAGCAAATCAACGAGTTAATTGAAGAGATTGAAGAAAGAACAGTGGATTCTAGATTTCACATGAGATTAGACAAACAAGAACTAATCAAAGGAAATGTCGTAATTAGAGAAAAAGACACAATAAAAATAAAAATTCACACGCCGATTTACAACAAAAAAGAGACTGTTAAAACATTTACAGAAATTTTTCAAATTGCCACCTAG
- a CDS encoding 30S ribosomal protein S3ae translates to MARRKGRVKDKWREKRWITVNAPDSFNNVPIAYVPITDDENASGRVLEVTLYDILKGDPSQHQYKIYFQIDKVDGDKATTIFKRFEYSKEFLRSLVRRGSSKINFIIDIKTKDGYIFRIKVIALTHRQLNTSRKHALRLIARDVINKTVPEMTIEQFVQATCYSKINSDIMAAFKKVIRVRHVGLEKVKLIRTADKETVLLEA, encoded by the coding sequence TTGGCACGTAGAAAAGGTCGAGTAAAAGACAAGTGGAGAGAAAAACGGTGGATCACTGTTAATGCTCCAGATTCATTTAACAACGTACCAATTGCTTATGTACCAATTACTGATGATGAAAATGCATCAGGTAGAGTTTTAGAAGTTACACTCTATGATATTTTGAAAGGAGATCCATCACAACACCAATACAAGATTTATTTTCAAATTGACAAGGTTGATGGTGATAAGGCAACAACAATTTTCAAGAGATTTGAATATTCAAAAGAATTTTTACGAAGTTTAGTTAGACGTGGCTCATCAAAAATTAATTTCATTATAGATATTAAAACAAAAGACGGATACATCTTTAGAATCAAGGTTATTGCCCTAACCCATAGACAATTAAACACATCTAGAAAACACGCCCTTAGATTGATTGCAAGAGATGTAATTAACAAGACAGTTCCAGAAATGACAATCGAGCAGTTTGTCCAAGCAACTTGTTATAGCAAGATCAACTCGGATATTATGGCAGCATTTAAGAAAGTTATCAGAGTAAGACATGTGGGTCTTGAGAAAGTAAAACTCATCAGAACAGCAGATAAAGAAACAGTGTTACTTGAAGCATAA
- the serS gene encoding serine--tRNA ligase produces the protein MLDPKLIKENPQIIRDMLKARSVEFDLNGLIESDQKRREFILKTDELRKKKNQVASEISLKKKKGEDTSGILKEMKNVSAKLSELESEQESIKKYYSKLALTIPNLVDKSVPIGIDESSNIEIRKWGKIPNFNFKVNDHIDISENLDLVDLERAAKVAGARFYYLKNDLVRLNQSLIHYGLNFLAKKEYSLVQPPYMINRESMEGAVIADDFEDVIYKVEDEDLYMIGTSEHAMAAMHSKEIIEGKDLPLRYAGISPCFRKEAGAHGRDQKGIFRVHQFDKIEQFVFSRPEDSWNEHEKMISVAEEFYQSLEIPYRVMLLSSGDMGKVSAKTYDIEAWMSGQNAYREIVSCSNCLDYQARRLKIRFRDKTNEDTQYLHTLNSTLIATTRILVAIMENFQTKDGHIKIPYVLQSYMGNQKEI, from the coding sequence ATGTTAGATCCAAAATTAATCAAAGAAAATCCTCAAATTATTCGAGATATGCTCAAAGCAAGATCAGTAGAATTTGATTTGAACGGATTGATAGAATCTGATCAAAAAAGGCGGGAATTTATCCTTAAAACAGATGAATTGAGAAAAAAGAAAAACCAAGTAGCATCGGAGATTTCACTAAAGAAGAAGAAAGGTGAAGACACATCAGGAATTTTAAAAGAAATGAAAAATGTTTCAGCTAAACTTTCTGAATTAGAATCAGAACAAGAAAGTATTAAAAAATATTATTCAAAATTGGCACTAACTATTCCAAATCTTGTCGATAAATCAGTTCCCATAGGCATAGATGAAAGTTCCAACATAGAAATTAGAAAATGGGGAAAGATACCGAATTTTAATTTTAAAGTAAATGATCATATAGATATTTCTGAAAATTTAGATTTGGTTGATCTTGAAAGGGCAGCTAAAGTAGCAGGAGCTAGATTTTATTATCTAAAAAACGATCTTGTAAGACTCAACCAGTCATTAATTCACTATGGACTGAATTTTCTTGCAAAAAAAGAATATTCACTTGTTCAGCCACCCTATATGATTAATCGGGAATCAATGGAGGGGGCAGTAATTGCAGACGATTTCGAAGATGTAATTTACAAAGTTGAAGATGAGGATCTTTACATGATTGGAACATCAGAACATGCAATGGCAGCAATGCATTCAAAAGAAATCATAGAGGGAAAAGATTTACCTTTAAGATATGCAGGAATCAGTCCATGTTTTAGAAAAGAGGCGGGAGCACATGGCAGAGATCAGAAAGGAATTTTCAGAGTACATCAATTTGACAAAATTGAACAATTTGTCTTTTCAAGACCTGAAGACTCTTGGAATGAACATGAAAAAATGATATCAGTTGCCGAAGAATTTTATCAAAGCTTGGAAATCCCATACAGAGTAATGCTGCTGTCAAGTGGAGACATGGGAAAAGTTTCAGCAAAAACATACGATATTGAAGCGTGGATGTCAGGACAAAATGCCTATAGAGAAATCGTATCTTGCTCAAACTGTTTGGATTATCAAGCAAGAAGATTGAAAATAAGATTTAGAGATAAAACAAATGAAGACACTCAATATTTGCACACGCTAAATAGCACTCTAATTGCTACAACTAGAATTTTGGTAGCAATTATGGAGAATTTTCAAACAAAAGATGGACACATCAAAATTCCTTATGTTTTGCAGAGTTACATGGGAAATCAGAAAGAGATCTAG
- a CDS encoding KEOPS complex subunit Pcc1 produces MSLTCQVKVVLNNISKEKAETIKKALEPDNVNFPEGLSLYVENIDNKLVFNFESKKNMKQLIGTIDEVVEHIQVSLKVIE; encoded by the coding sequence ATGTCGTTAACATGCCAAGTAAAAGTAGTACTCAATAACATATCTAAAGAAAAGGCTGAAACTATCAAAAAAGCACTAGAACCAGATAATGTAAATTTTCCAGAAGGATTGAGTCTTTATGTTGAAAATATTGATAACAAACTAGTTTTTAATTTTGAAAGTAAGAAGAATATGAAACAACTTATTGGGACAATTGATGAAGTGGTTGAGCACATCCAAGTATCATTAAAGGTGATAGAATAA
- a CDS encoding DHHA1 domain-containing protein: MTKSLDESLSYFKDKISDCIKSKKSIFVTTHIDCDGLTSGSIIAKALIREGANCTVRTSKEFSKNVVESFKKDSRDFHVVTDLGGGFANELDSTLGDNWIVLDHHQIPDKEIDNQNVINAWKYGIDGGVEICAGGMAYLASIALDEKNSDLSAIAVVSALGDRQDQGERKSFTGKNFEISNTAKELGLVDIDLDLLLVGRETRPLPDALAFTSQPFIEGLTWNRDACLSLLNSSGIKLKEGGRWRVPAELNEEEKRQVIESITKFTSGKNATEIMSELIGYTYTFPREDNRSFLRDGREFSTMLNSCGRINRSGVGMAICMGDRNKILREGESILTDYRKMIREYMSILSNERWRISESETCVMVNGEDIVPETMTGTISSLIAGSPKNSGKIVILRTKGEENTIKFSSRKSFSCNSDINLSEIMRTGAEKFDGIGGGHNAAAGAKITKDKLDEFLNYLEVNVVNMPSKSSTQ; this comes from the coding sequence ATGACAAAATCGCTTGATGAGTCACTTTCATATTTCAAAGATAAAATTTCAGATTGTATAAAATCTAAAAAATCAATTTTTGTTACAACCCATATTGATTGCGACGGACTTACATCGGGCAGCATTATTGCCAAAGCTCTAATCAGAGAAGGTGCAAATTGTACTGTCAGAACATCAAAAGAATTTAGTAAAAATGTGGTCGAATCTTTCAAAAAAGACTCTAGGGATTTTCATGTTGTAACAGATTTAGGAGGAGGTTTTGCAAACGAGCTAGATTCTACACTAGGAGATAATTGGATTGTTTTAGATCATCACCAAATTCCAGATAAAGAGATAGATAATCAAAATGTCATTAATGCATGGAAATATGGAATTGATGGAGGGGTAGAGATTTGTGCAGGAGGAATGGCATATCTTGCATCAATTGCACTAGATGAAAAAAATTCAGACTTGTCTGCAATTGCAGTTGTCTCAGCATTAGGGGATAGACAAGATCAAGGAGAAAGAAAATCATTTACTGGTAAAAATTTTGAAATTTCAAATACTGCAAAAGAACTAGGTTTGGTAGATATTGATTTAGATTTATTATTAGTAGGAAGAGAAACTAGACCTCTTCCGGATGCACTTGCATTTACTTCACAGCCATTTATTGAAGGATTGACCTGGAATAGAGATGCATGTCTTTCTCTTCTAAACTCATCAGGAATCAAGTTAAAGGAGGGAGGGAGATGGAGAGTTCCAGCAGAATTAAACGAAGAGGAAAAAAGACAGGTAATCGAATCAATTACCAAATTCACATCAGGCAAAAATGCTACTGAGATAATGTCAGAATTAATTGGATATACATACACATTTCCAAGAGAAGATAATAGAAGTTTCTTGAGGGACGGAAGGGAATTTTCCACCATGTTAAACTCCTGTGGAAGAATCAATCGTTCTGGGGTAGGCATGGCAATATGCATGGGAGACAGAAATAAGATACTAAGGGAAGGAGAATCAATTTTGACAGACTATAGAAAAATGATCAGAGAATACATGAGCATATTATCAAATGAGAGGTGGCGAATTTCTGAAAGTGAGACTTGTGTTATGGTAAATGGTGAAGATATAGTACCAGAAACAATGACTGGAACTATTTCATCATTAATTGCAGGCTCTCCAAAAAATTCAGGTAAAATTGTAATTTTGAGAACAAAGGGAGAAGAAAATACAATAAAGTTCTCATCAAGAAAATCGTTTAGTTGCAATTCAGATATCAATCTCAGCGAAATAATGAGAACAGGTGCGGAGAAATTTGACGGTATTGGAGGAGGACATAATGCAGCAGCAGGCGCAAAAATAACTAAAGACAAATTGGACGAATTTCTCAATTATTTAGAAGTAAATGTCGTTAACATGCCAAGTAAAAGTAGTACTCAATAA